In Malania oleifera isolate guangnan ecotype guangnan chromosome 8, ASM2987363v1, whole genome shotgun sequence, a single window of DNA contains:
- the LOC131161521 gene encoding agamous-like MADS-box protein AGL80, with the protein MGRKKVRYELIADESARKVTFRKRKAGLLKKMSELKTLCGVDACAIIYDSRDDQPDAWPSSPEAHRVVEMFKDLPLSKQGKFMMDQESFLQKNISKLSATLEKEKKKNQRLKMEMLMSECLETKSLDGVKTMEDLIDLSAFLEEKKKLITKRIDFLKQSNPSQVTAGNEDKNSG; encoded by the coding sequence ATGGGTCGAAAAAAGGTTAGGTATGAACTAATAGCTGATGAGTCTGCTAGAAAAGTAACTTTTAGGAAAAGGAAAGCAGGATTGCTAAAGAAGATGAGTGAGTTGAAGACCTTATGTGGGGTGGATGCATGTGCAATTATTTATGATTCACGTGATGATCAACCCGATGCTTGGCCCTCCTCACCCGAAGCACATCGTGTGGTTGAAATGTTTAAAGATTTGCCTTTATCAAAACAAGGCAAATTTATGATGGACCAagaaagttttctccaaaaaaatatatcaaagctGAGTGCAActctagaaaaagaaaagaagaagaatcaGAGGCTCAAGATGGAAATGCTTATGTCTGAATGCTTGGAAACTAAATCTCTGGATGGTGTGAAAACTATGGAGGATCTTATTGACTTGAGCGCATTTTTGGAGGAGAAAAAGAAGTTGATTACTAAGAGGATTGATTTCCTTAAGCAAAGCAATCCTAGCCAAGTCACTGCGGGAAATGAGGACAAAAACTCCGGTTAG